The genomic DNA CAAGAAACGGAATATGATAGACAGTATTTCAGTAGACCTTGCCATCAAAGACAATAAGATCGAAGTCTTCCCATTCTTGGTGGAAATGGACCGTTACAAAGTGGCTGTCGGCGGAACGCATAATTTGGACATGACATTCAATTACCATCTATCGGTACTCAAATCGCCCGTTCCTTTCAAATTAGGAATCGACATCACCGGCAACCTGGATGATTTCAAATATAAGATCACGAAATGTAAATACAAGGATATTTTCAAGCCGGCCAAGCAAGCGGAATTGGACAGCACACGCAAGAATATCCGGAAAGATATCCGCGACGCAGTACGCAAACAGATCGAGGAAGCTGCGCCGGAATTAGGAAAAGACTTAGCTTTGGTAAAGGCTGCGGATGTATGGGAACCTTAACGGTTCCCATACATCCGCTCGTAATATTTCATATAATCTCCTCCCGTGATGTCTTCCACCCACTTCTGGTTGTCCAGATACCAACGGATCGTCTTGACAATTCCGGTTTCGAAAGAAGTTTCAGGTGTCCAGCCCAATTCGTTTGTAATCTTTGTCGGATCAATGGCATAACGCTGGTCATGGCCCAAACGGTCTTTTACAAAAGTAATCAGGCTGTCGTTGATCCAGTCGATGGAAATCTGCCCGTCCGCACCGATCTCTTTTTTCTTCAGAATCCGGCGGTATTCGGGTTGTTCCGTCATCAATCGGCGAATGGTACTGATTGTCAACTTCACGATCTCGATATTCTGCTTCTCGTTATGGCCTCCTACGTTATAGACCTCCCCTGCCCGTCCCTTATGGATCACCAAGTCGATAGCCTTGCAGTGGTCTTCCACGTACAGCCAGTCGCGTACATTTGTCCCGTCACCATAAACAGGAAGCGATTTACCTTCGAGAATGTTTTTAATAATCAGAGGTATCAGCTTTTCCGGGAAATGGTACGGACCATAATTGTTGGAACAACGGGTGATGCTGACCGGCATCTTATAAGTTTCGGAGTAAGCTTGTACAAACAGATCGGCACTCGTCTTGGATGCACTGTACGGACTACGTGGGTCCAATGGAGTCGTTTCATGGAAATAGCCTTCGGCCC from Parabacteroides merdae ATCC 43184 includes the following:
- the rfbB gene encoding dTDP-glucose 4,6-dehydratase; the encoded protein is MKTYLITGAAGFIGANFIKYMLAKYPEIKIVVLDLLTYAGNLGTIAEDIDGERCEFVKGNICDRALTDELFAKYQFDYVVNFAAESHVDRSIENPQLFLVTNILGTQNLLDSARKAWVTGKAATGYPEWREGVRFHQVSTDEVYGSLGAEGYFHETTPLDPRSPYSASKTSADLFVQAYSETYKMPVSITRCSNNYGPYHFPEKLIPLIIKNILEGKSLPVYGDGTNVRDWLYVEDHCKAIDLVIHKGRAGEVYNVGGHNEKQNIEIVKLTISTIRRLMTEQPEYRRILKKKEIGADGQISIDWINDSLITFVKDRLGHDQRYAIDPTKITNELGWTPETSFETGIVKTIRWYLDNQKWVEDITGGDYMKYYERMYGNR